A genomic segment from Limisphaera ngatamarikiensis encodes:
- a CDS encoding FAD-binding and (Fe-S)-binding domain-containing protein, whose amino-acid sequence MTTTQQRALLSAASCEVAFDNVTRQLYATDASIYRIEPAAVAFPRNGRQASALVKAALEAGLSVIPRGAGTGLAGGALGDGVVMDFSRHLREIRRLDPETRTVEVEAGVVLDRLNAFLRPHGFCFGPDVATSDRATIGGMIANNSSGARAPWYGTTADHVVAVEVVLSDGRIRWLRPGEDALPAQRRVADDVVQLHELRIRERMPPGLLKRWPGYALDRYLERPGDLVQLICGSEGTLAGILSAVLRVVPLPAEKGLGILFFATRREALEAAVAVLDLKPAAVEHLDRLLLDQTRGQPAFAEARALLGLDDRPCESLLVVEFLEAVEEKLAALERRRLGLGCLVLRGEREMRLVWSLRKAGLSLLTSRKGPAKPTTIIEDTAVRPERLPAYVEALEGLLGELGLEASFYGHAASGLLHVRPVLDLHRAEDVRRLRQVAEGVSRLVACFGGSLAAEHGVGIARTEFMEAQLGEDLLGAMREIKRSFDPHQLFNPGKIIPDGRYACDRDLRQGPGYELKLPFEPMLVYGPRDGSLVANLEQCNGCGGCLKSTPVMCPTWPVTGWEALTTRGRANLIRSVLEGRGLEGRSLWDSEELQLALESCLGCRGCEVECPSNVNLALLKADLLQARHRAVGMPWGAWWVSRVDLLGPWGTRFPRLANAMLRWRWVRWGMERVLGISAERPLPAFARERFDRWFARRGRVGGGDRGRVLLWDDTFVRYHEPGVGRAAVRVLEALGYQVELVRGRRCCGRPAFSQGDLERARALGRWNLDLLRGEDPRVPVVFLEPSCYTMFAEDYGQLGLEGAEAVAGRCVLFEVFVERALAAEPDRVRWESGAGLVLIHAHCHVKGLGPVMARLAGRLPGRTVRLLETGCCGMAGAFGAMAATYELSLRVGEPFVEQIAHTPYGTVVVASGTSCRQQVAHMASVPALHMAQLLARSLAESG is encoded by the coding sequence ATGACCACGACGCAGCAGCGCGCGTTGTTGTCGGCGGCCTCGTGTGAGGTGGCGTTCGACAATGTGACCCGTCAGTTGTACGCGACGGACGCCTCGATTTACCGGATTGAGCCGGCGGCGGTGGCGTTTCCGCGGAACGGGCGGCAGGCCAGTGCGCTGGTGAAGGCGGCGTTGGAGGCGGGTTTGAGTGTGATCCCGCGGGGGGCCGGCACGGGTCTGGCGGGGGGCGCCCTGGGCGACGGGGTGGTGATGGATTTTTCGCGCCACCTGCGGGAGATCCGGCGGTTGGATCCGGAGACGCGGACGGTGGAGGTGGAGGCGGGGGTGGTGTTGGATCGGTTGAATGCGTTTTTGCGGCCGCACGGGTTTTGTTTCGGGCCGGACGTGGCGACGAGTGACCGTGCGACGATTGGAGGGATGATTGCGAACAATTCGTCGGGGGCACGGGCGCCGTGGTACGGGACGACGGCGGATCACGTGGTGGCGGTGGAGGTGGTGTTGTCGGATGGGCGGATCCGGTGGTTGCGGCCCGGGGAGGATGCGTTGCCGGCGCAGCGTCGGGTGGCGGATGACGTGGTGCAGTTGCACGAGCTGCGGATTCGGGAGCGGATGCCGCCGGGGCTGTTGAAGCGCTGGCCCGGGTATGCGTTGGACCGGTACCTGGAGCGGCCGGGGGATCTGGTGCAGTTGATCTGCGGCAGTGAAGGGACGCTGGCGGGGATTTTGAGTGCGGTGTTGCGGGTGGTGCCGCTGCCGGCGGAGAAGGGGTTGGGGATTTTGTTTTTTGCGACGCGTCGGGAGGCGTTGGAGGCGGCGGTGGCGGTGCTGGATTTGAAGCCGGCGGCGGTGGAGCATCTGGACCGGTTGCTGCTGGATCAGACGCGGGGGCAACCGGCGTTTGCGGAGGCGCGCGCGCTGCTGGGGTTGGACGACCGTCCGTGCGAGTCGCTGTTGGTGGTGGAGTTTCTGGAGGCGGTGGAGGAGAAGCTGGCGGCTCTGGAGCGGCGGCGGTTGGGTTTGGGTTGTCTGGTGTTGCGCGGGGAACGGGAGATGCGGCTGGTGTGGTCGCTGCGAAAGGCGGGGTTGTCCCTGCTGACGAGTCGGAAGGGGCCGGCCAAGCCGACGACGATCATTGAGGACACGGCGGTGCGGCCGGAACGGTTACCGGCGTATGTGGAGGCGTTGGAGGGGTTGTTGGGTGAGCTGGGTTTGGAGGCGTCGTTTTACGGGCATGCGGCCTCGGGTCTGCTGCATGTGCGGCCGGTGTTGGATCTGCATCGGGCGGAGGATGTGCGGCGGTTACGGCAGGTGGCGGAGGGGGTGTCGCGGTTGGTGGCGTGTTTTGGGGGGTCGCTGGCGGCGGAGCACGGGGTGGGGATCGCGCGGACGGAGTTCATGGAGGCGCAGTTGGGGGAGGATCTGCTGGGGGCGATGCGGGAGATCAAACGGTCGTTTGATCCGCATCAACTGTTCAATCCGGGAAAGATCATTCCGGACGGTCGGTATGCGTGTGACCGGGATTTGCGGCAGGGGCCGGGGTACGAGTTGAAGCTGCCGTTTGAGCCGATGTTGGTGTACGGGCCGCGGGACGGATCGTTGGTGGCGAACCTGGAGCAGTGCAACGGGTGTGGGGGATGTTTGAAGTCGACGCCGGTGATGTGTCCGACGTGGCCGGTGACGGGCTGGGAGGCGCTGACGACGCGGGGCCGGGCCAATTTGATCCGGTCGGTCCTGGAGGGTCGGGGGCTGGAGGGGCGGAGTTTGTGGGATTCGGAGGAGTTACAGTTGGCTCTGGAGAGTTGTTTGGGGTGTCGGGGGTGTGAGGTGGAGTGTCCGTCGAATGTGAATCTGGCGTTATTGAAGGCGGATTTGTTGCAGGCGCGGCATCGGGCGGTGGGGATGCCGTGGGGGGCGTGGTGGGTGAGTCGGGTGGATTTGTTGGGGCCGTGGGGGACGCGGTTTCCGCGGTTGGCGAATGCGATGCTCCGGTGGCGGTGGGTGCGGTGGGGGATGGAGAGGGTTTTGGGGATTTCGGCGGAGCGGCCGTTGCCGGCGTTTGCGCGGGAGCGGTTTGACCGGTGGTTTGCGCGGCGGGGTCGTGTGGGGGGCGGGGATCGTGGCCGGGTGCTTTTGTGGGATGACACGTTTGTGCGGTATCACGAGCCCGGGGTGGGTCGGGCGGCGGTGCGGGTGTTGGAGGCGTTGGGGTATCAGGTGGAGCTGGTGCGGGGTCGGCGTTGTTGTGGTCGGCCGGCGTTCAGTCAGGGGGATCTGGAGCGTGCGCGGGCGTTGGGTCGGTGGAACCTGGATTTGCTGCGGGGGGAGGATCCGCGGGTGCCGGTGGTGTTTTTGGAGCCGTCGTGTTACACGATGTTTGCGGAGGATTACGGGCAGTTGGGGTTGGAGGGTGCGGAGGCGGTGGCGGGTCGGTGCGTGTTGTTTGAGGTGTTTGTGGAGCGGGCGCTGGCGGCGGAGCCGGATCGGGTGCGGTGGGAATCCGGGGCCGGTCTGGTGTTGATTCATGCGCATTGTCATGTGAAGGGGTTGGGGCCGGTGATGGCGCGGCTGGCGGGTCGGCTGCCGGGGCGCACGGTGCGGTTGTTGGAGACGGGTTGTTGCGGGATGGCGGGTGCGTTTGGGGCGATGGCGGCGACGTATGAGTTGTCGTTGCGGGTGGGGGAACCGTTTGTGGAGCAGATTGCGCACACGCCGTATGGGACGGTGGTGGTGGCGTCGGGCACGAGCTGCCGGCAGCAGGTGGCGCATATGGCGTCGGTGCCCGCGCTGCACATGGCGCAGTTGCTGGCGCGGTCGCTGGCGGAGTCGGGTTGA
- a CDS encoding DUF6941 family protein translates to MNVQVAVLCDAATDDRGKLNLLGAFDTICAPRMPAVHPQCAVALRLTFTTADEGVHRLQLQLMDADGRPIVPPLEIGFEIYLPEETHFATRNFIFNMQQVSFPAPGLYAVDIRMDGEPLVSIPLQVRKLAAGEDADPGEGPSS, encoded by the coding sequence ATGAACGTGCAGGTGGCCGTCCTGTGCGATGCCGCCACGGATGATCGCGGCAAGTTGAATTTGCTGGGTGCATTCGACACGATTTGTGCGCCGCGGATGCCGGCGGTGCACCCGCAATGTGCGGTGGCGTTGCGTTTGACGTTCACCACGGCGGACGAGGGGGTGCATCGGTTGCAGTTGCAGTTGATGGACGCGGACGGGCGGCCGATTGTGCCGCCTTTGGAGATCGGGTTTGAGATCTACCTGCCGGAGGAGACGCATTTTGCGACGCGGAATTTCATTTTCAACATGCAGCAGGTGTCGTTTCCGGCGCCGGGGTTGTATGCGGTGGACATTCGGATGGACGGCGAGCCGCTGGTGAGCATTCCGTTGCAGGTGCGGAAACTGGCGGCGGGTGAGGATGCGGACCCGGGCGAGGGCCCGTCGTCGTGA